Genomic DNA from Sporosarcina sp. ANT_H38:
ACTGGATTTGGTATAGTACTAAACAGTCTGTTGCTGAGGCTTCATCGAGCCAGTCCCTCACCCTCTCTAGATAAGATATTAACTATTAAGGTGACACAAATATTACATTATCTAAAATTCAAAGTCAACGATTTATCAGAATTTTTTTTATTCCTATAGGTTTAGTAAAGATAATTTTTGTTTGTGTAGTGAACATAAGTGAACGACTTAGAAATCAATTCAAGTTAAACTCCTTCTTATTTCTATCTATTTTATTCATAACCTCTTACTAATCAAGTCGATATAATTTGAACTCAAAGCATTCAAAGAAAAACCCGTCAGGTCAGATAGACGATTTTGTGTTGGTTACAACATTCTATCGTCAGTTCCATAACACTTTAGTATTCTTTGATTCGTATTCATGATCGTTCATCCATAGTATTGTTTTTTGTATGAATGTGCCACAAAAATAACGGTTACAAAGTTTATGTAACCGTTATTTTTATGACTATGGGAAAAAATTCTTTACCAAACTACTCGTTCACGGCGTCCGTTCTACCCCTCCCTGCTGGAAGGTCTAAAGCGACAAGTTGCGCTAGTCGCTTTAGTCTAGACACTGTTCCAGTTCAAATAAATTATACTTTCTAGCCTAAATAAAAAAACGATTGCAAAATAACTGCAATCGTTTTTTACCGTGCTTATATAATAGAAGAACTTTTAAACGCTTTATTTTTTAGATGCCGTCTCCCAAACATTTTTAAGCCATGCTTCAAACTCATCGCCTTTGTCACCTTCATACGTATCATACAAATCAAGTCTCATATTTTTCAACTTTTCTTTGTACTCTTCGAACGTGTGATCTCTCGGTAAGCTTTTCTTAATTCTGATGAAGACTTTATTAGCATCTTTAATAAGTTCAAATCGATTTCTTGGCGGCAATTCAACATCTTCACCGAATTTAACAAGATTACGGTGAGCAGCTTCTACGACTTTATATACGGCATCGTTGTTCATTCTGTGTAAAAGTACGTCGATAGTCCGTTTATGTTTCCATTGTCCTAATTCTTCAATAGTTTCTAAACGCAGTCTCCAATTCGATGCCCGGTTAACAGCCTTCCGTAATTCACCGTAATTTGGCGGGATTTCATTTTTTATTTCGTTAGTCAAGTGATCCAATCTCCTTCTATTTCAATATCCTGTTTATTTAAGGGAAACTCCATGTGTTTAATACAATCCCCTTCAATATGTATTGTACCATTATCTGCTGAACTACATACCATTTTTCATGCAATCAGGCGTTTATTAAATGTAATCATCTGTTCATATTCCGTTCACCTTGTCAGATTATAGTTAAGTTATTAAGAAATACAGGAGGCGCAAAGATGAATATTGCATGGAAAGAAATTAAGAAGAATAAGGCAAAGTTTATCATTTTAGGATCAATCATTTTTCTCGTCAGCTTTTTAACATTTATCATCTCTGGGTTAGCGAACGGGTTGTCTCAAGATAATGCAGCATTAATTAAAGATTTACCAGATGGCCAATTTTACATGAATGCTGATGCAAACGAAACGTACAATCTTTCAAGAATAGATGAAAGTGTACAAACCACTGTTTTAAGTGAACAGAAGGATGCGGCAGCACTTTCCATTCAAATGGGTTTTGTGAACGATTTGGACGACAAGCAGCATAGTATCGCTTTCGTTACTTCCACAGATTCAAAATCGTTTGAAACGGTTGGTAAAGGAGAAGTCATCCTAGATCGTTCATTAGAAGAGGAAGGAATTAAAGTTGGTGATATTCTAACCAATAATCAGTTCAGTGGCGAATTTAAAGTGAAAGGCTTTGTCGATCAAAAGAAATACAGCCATGCACCTGTCGCTTTTATTAACATGGAAAACTATAAAGAAATTTACCGTGTCAATGAAATGCAATTGATTTTTGTACCAAATACAGAAAAAGCACAAGCTGTAACGGGTTTACAATCATTTTCAAATAAAGAATTCCTCAATACGATTCCAAGTTACAGTGCGGAACAGATGTCTCTCAATATGATCATTTGGTTTTTAGTCGCTATTAGTGGAATGTTGTTCGCGATATTCTTTTATATGATGAACGTGCAAAAGATTGGACTATATGGCATCTTAAAAGCGCTTGGCGTTAAAACAAGCAGATTGTTCGGTATGATGTGGTACCAAATGATTTTCATCACCGTAATTGCGCTTGGACTGTCAGTTGCTTTAAGCCAGGGCTTTGCATTGATTGCACCTAAAGGAATGCCATTTAGTTTAACACTTGAAACAACTATTCAGTTATCAGTTGTTTTCCTAATCATTGGATTTATAGGCGCGACGCTATCCGGCCTGCAAATTAAAAAAGTTGAACCATTGCAAGCTATCCAACAAGGAGAGGTTTAATATGACGATTTTCACAATTGATGAAGTTACAAAAACGTTTACGAACGGTGAAGTGGATGAACAAGTATTAAAAGGGATTAATATTTCCCTTCGAGAAGGCGAAATAACAGCGTTAGTAGGAGCCTCGGGTTCAGGTAAAAGTACAATTCTTACAATAGCTGCAGGACTTCAACGTGCAACGGACGGAAAAGTGCTTTTTGAAGGACAAAACCTGACTGCTATGAATCAGGATCAGATCAGAAAAATTAGAGCGAGTGAGTTCGGATTCGTATTTCAATCCTCGCACCTTGTCCCTTTTCTCACAGTCGAAGAACAATTATTGCTGATGCTTGACGTTTCAGAAACCAAGTTGAAGAAACGAGAACAAAAAGTGGAAGTAGAAAAGATTCTCAAATTGGTGGATATGGATCACCGGAAAGATGCCTACCCTGCTTCATTATCAGGTGGAGAAAAACAGCGCGTGGCAATTGCCCGCGCAATCATCCACAAACCGAAAATGTTGTTTGCAGATGAGCCGACAGCAAGCCTAGATTCTAAAAGATCGAAAGACGTCATGACATTGATCCGCGAGTTGACGAAAACGTTGAACATTACGACCTTGATGGTAACTCATGATGAAGAAATGCTTGCTTATGCTGATCATACTATCACAATGAAAGATGGATTAGTTTTATCTTAAAAATCTATTATGCCCCTCAAAAAAATAATGGAAGTGACAAAAACACTAAAACAGCCATTCACCTACATGGCTGTTTTGTTATTCTTGACTCGTATTATAGTGATTTAACACCCTCTACTAAAACAAATAGCGCAAACTCTTTCCTTTTAATCAACCGTGAAAACTAAACAAGCCAATCACGTCTCTT
This window encodes:
- a CDS encoding HEAT repeat domain-containing protein; protein product: MTNEIKNEIPPNYGELRKAVNRASNWRLRLETIEELGQWKHKRTIDVLLHRMNNDAVYKVVEAAHRNLVKFGEDVELPPRNRFELIKDANKVFIRIKKSLPRDHTFEEYKEKLKNMRLDLYDTYEGDKGDEFEAWLKNVWETASKK
- a CDS encoding ABC transporter permease is translated as MNIAWKEIKKNKAKFIILGSIIFLVSFLTFIISGLANGLSQDNAALIKDLPDGQFYMNADANETYNLSRIDESVQTTVLSEQKDAAALSIQMGFVNDLDDKQHSIAFVTSTDSKSFETVGKGEVILDRSLEEEGIKVGDILTNNQFSGEFKVKGFVDQKKYSHAPVAFINMENYKEIYRVNEMQLIFVPNTEKAQAVTGLQSFSNKEFLNTIPSYSAEQMSLNMIIWFLVAISGMLFAIFFYMMNVQKIGLYGILKALGVKTSRLFGMMWYQMIFITVIALGLSVALSQGFALIAPKGMPFSLTLETTIQLSVVFLIIGFIGATLSGLQIKKVEPLQAIQQGEV
- a CDS encoding ABC transporter ATP-binding protein; amino-acid sequence: MTIFTIDEVTKTFTNGEVDEQVLKGINISLREGEITALVGASGSGKSTILTIAAGLQRATDGKVLFEGQNLTAMNQDQIRKIRASEFGFVFQSSHLVPFLTVEEQLLLMLDVSETKLKKREQKVEVEKILKLVDMDHRKDAYPASLSGGEKQRVAIARAIIHKPKMLFADEPTASLDSKRSKDVMTLIRELTKTLNITTLMVTHDEEMLAYADHTITMKDGLVLS